In Tenacibaculum sp. 190524A02b, the genomic stretch GAATGTTGCATGGTAACATCAAAAACATCTCCATGAAAAAACCAGCCTTTTTTACCATCAATATCTAAAATTACTTTATTAACTATTTCAAAACTCCCAAGAGTAAAACCTTTAAATTTACGTAGTGTTTCATCGTGGTTTCCTGTTATGTAATATACTTTTGTGCCTGAGGTAATAAAAGACATTAACTGTTTTATTACTTTCATATGAGGTTTAGGAAAATAACGTTTATTAAATTGCCAGATATCGATTATATCACCATTAAGAATAATAGTTTTTGGTGTTATAGTTTTTAGGTAGTTGTTAAGTTCTGTGGCTCTGCAACCAAAGGTACCTAAATGGATATCAGATATAACAACAATATCAAGTTTACGTTTTTTGTGTTTTTTCATATTATAAAGTAATAGTGTCTATATCATAACAGGTTTACTGCCAATTAAATCAAAATTACTTTACTAATGTTTGGTTATTGATAAGCGAATATGAATATTTAGTAATAAAAAGTTTTATTTATTGTAAAAATAAGGTTATATAAACGTAAAAAGCTCAGAATTCATCTGAGCTTTTTACATAATATGTATTTCGTTGTTATTTATTGTATAGGACCCAAGTTCCTTGTTCTAATAAAGGAATAGCTTGTTTGTATTTAACTTCTTTTTCTTCTCCCGTCATTACATTTTTAATAGTAACACGTTCGTTACGTCCAATTTTAGGTTGTTCTCTAACAATAGTCTCGATCGCTTGTTGTTCTTGTGTTTCTTGTTGACGTGCATTACTTATAGCTTGTTGAGTAGAGTTTTGAACTTCATCTTTACGTAAGTCTAACTTTTCACGTTGTTGTTCACGAGCTTCAGAAATTTGAGATTCATCCTGTGTAGGAAGTTTTCCTTTAAACAAGAAAGAAAGTACTTCTTTATTTACTTTGTCAATAGTTGCTTGGAAAAGTTCAAAGGCCTCAAATTTATAAATTAATAAAGGATCTTTTTGCTCATATGTTGCATTTTGAACGGTTTGTTTTAGCTCATCCATTTTACGTAAATGATCTTTCCAATTTTCATCTATGATGGCTAAAGTTATGTTTTTCTCAAAGTCATTAACTAAGGATTTTCCTTCAGTTTCATATGCTTCTTTAAGATTAGTTACTACTTGTAAGGTTTTACTTCCATCCGTAAAAGGAACTACAATACGTTCATAACGATCTCCTTCATTTTCAAAAACATTTTTAATTACAGGAAAAGCTTGAGCAGCATTTCTTTCAGTGTCATTTTTATAGTGGTCAGCAACTATTTTATATAATTTATCTACTAATTCTTGTTCTGAAGTATTGTTAAATTCTTCTTCAGAAAAAGGAGAAGTCATTGAAGAAAAGCGGATTAATTCAAATTCAAAATTTTGGAAATCTTTAGTTAATTTATTCGCTTTAACAATTGAATCGCAAGTGTCATAAATCATATTTGCAATGTCAATTTGTAAACGAGTACCATCTAATGCATGACGACGGCGTTTGTAAACAAATTCACGTTGTGCGTTCATAACATCATCATATTCTAACAAACGTTTACGAATACCAAAGTTATTTTCCTCTACCTTTTTCTGGGCACGTTCAATAGATTTTGAAATCATAGAATGTTGAATTACTTCTCCTTCTTTTAATCCCATTCTATCCATCATTTTGGCAATTCTTTCAGAACCAAACAAACGCATTAAATTATCATCTAGAGCTACATAGAATTGAGAAGAACCTACATCACCTTGACGACCAGCACGACCACGTAACTGACGGTCAACACGTCTTGAATCATGGCGTTCAGTACCTATAATAGCTAAACCTCCTGAAGCTTTTACTTCATCAGACAATTTAATATCGGTACCACGACCAGCCATATTTGTAGCAATGGTAACCTGCCCAGGTTTTCCTGCTTCGGCTACAACATCAGCTTCTTTCTTGTGTAATTTAGCATTTAAGATATTATGAGAAATTTTTCGCATTTGTAGCATTCTACCTAATAATTCAGAAATTTCTACAGAAGTAGTACCAACTAAAACAGGTCTTCCTTGCTGTACTAATTCTACTACATCATCAATTACAGCATTATATTTTTCGCGAGTAGTTTTATAAACTAAATCTTGTTTGTCATCACGAGCAATTGGTCTGTTAGTTGGAATTTCAACAACGTCTAATTTATAGATTTCCCAAAACTCTCCTGCCTCAGTGATTGCGGTACCCGTCATTCCTGATAACTTACGGTACATTCTAAAGTAATTTTGTAAAGTTACAGTAGCAAAAGTTTGTGTAGCATCTTCAATCTTTACATTTTCTTTAGCTTCGATTGCTTGGTGTAATCCATCTGAGTAACGACGGCCATCCATAATACGTCCAGTTTGTTCGTCTACAATCATTACTTTATTATCCATTACTACATATTCAACGTCTTTTTCAAAAACAGTATATGCTTTTAAAAGTTGATTCATAGTGTGAATTCGTTCACTCTTTACACTGAACTCTCTATATAGTTCCTCTTTTTGAGCCGCTTTTTCTTCTGGAGTAGTATCACTTTTATCTATTTCTCCAACTTTTACACTAATATCAGGTAAAACAAAGAACGTATCGTTTTGAGTAACGTTAGATAAATGAGCAATTCCTTTATCAGTAAGATCTATTTGATTATTTTTTTCTTCAATAGTAAACCATAACTCAGCATCAACTTCAGGCATTAACTTGTTGTTATCTTGCATGTA encodes the following:
- the secA gene encoding preprotein translocase subunit SecA, translating into MSILNSIIKIFVGDKQQKDLKTLQPIVEKVRTYESALNNLSNDELRAKTIEFKNKIKDATASYTEKIASLETEATKADIDRQEDIYTEIDKLKDEAYEASEKVLEEIMPEAFAVVKETAKRFTQNQEIKVTATPFDRELSATREHVNLDNDYALWDNSWDAAGKDVTWDMIHYDVQLIGGSVLHQGKIAEMMTGEGKTLVSTLPVYLNALTGNGVHVVTVNDYLAKRDRAWMAPIFEFHGLSTDCIDFHQPNSEERRKAYNADITYGTNNEFGFDYLRDNMASSKEDLVQRAPNYAIIDEVDSVLIDDARTPLIISGAVPQGDRHEFNELKPLVSDIVAIQNKYLVGVLAEAKKLIKEGDTKEGGFLLLRVYRGLPKNKALIKFLSQEGVKQILQKTENFYMQDNNKLMPEVDAELWFTIEEKNNQIDLTDKGIAHLSNVTQNDTFFVLPDISVKVGEIDKSDTTPEEKAAQKEELYREFSVKSERIHTMNQLLKAYTVFEKDVEYVVMDNKVMIVDEQTGRIMDGRRYSDGLHQAIEAKENVKIEDATQTFATVTLQNYFRMYRKLSGMTGTAITEAGEFWEIYKLDVVEIPTNRPIARDDKQDLVYKTTREKYNAVIDDVVELVQQGRPVLVGTTSVEISELLGRMLQMRKISHNILNAKLHKKEADVVAEAGKPGQVTIATNMAGRGTDIKLSDEVKASGGLAIIGTERHDSRRVDRQLRGRAGRQGDVGSSQFYVALDDNLMRLFGSERIAKMMDRMGLKEGEVIQHSMISKSIERAQKKVEENNFGIRKRLLEYDDVMNAQREFVYKRRRHALDGTRLQIDIANMIYDTCDSIVKANKLTKDFQNFEFELIRFSSMTSPFSEEEFNNTSEQELVDKLYKIVADHYKNDTERNAAQAFPVIKNVFENEGDRYERIVVPFTDGSKTLQVVTNLKEAYETEGKSLVNDFEKNITLAIIDENWKDHLRKMDELKQTVQNATYEQKDPLLIYKFEAFELFQATIDKVNKEVLSFLFKGKLPTQDESQISEAREQQREKLDLRKDEVQNSTQQAISNARQQETQEQQAIETIVREQPKIGRNERVTIKNVMTGEEKEVKYKQAIPLLEQGTWVLYNK